One Olsenella sp. oral taxon 807 DNA segment encodes these proteins:
- the carA gene encoding glutamine-hydrolyzing carbamoyl-phosphate synthase small subunit — protein MNLLAGADRLPKALLALEDGTALEGSCCGAQGEAFGEMVFNTSMTGYQEIVSDPSYAGQIVTFTYPQIGNYGVNAHDMQAASLALRGVVVHDMCFTPSNWQSAGSLPDFLRERGVVAMQGVDTRALTLRIREGGAMRAALSTEDLDPQSLVARVRESESISARNLVADVSTKERYEVVGEGGPLAGGGASSADGGRPHVHVVALDFGEKRGIVERLAAAGCDVTVVPWDTPAADVLALGPDGVFFSNGPGDPKSVPEAAETARELLGRIPIFGICLGNQLLTLAAGGQVEKLPYGHHGGNEPVMNLLTTKVEITAQNHNYGPVFSSLGPLVPELSGGVSDHARDLRLWSSRHIAPVVRSKRFGRIRLTHVNLNDGTPEGLQFLDVPAFSMQYHPEAKPGPNDSSYAFDAFCRLMGGCKDYLAIDVRERRAR, from the coding sequence ATGAACCTGCTTGCTGGGGCGGATCGCCTGCCCAAGGCCCTGCTCGCGCTCGAGGACGGCACGGCACTCGAGGGCAGTTGCTGTGGGGCTCAGGGCGAGGCCTTCGGCGAGATGGTCTTCAACACCTCCATGACGGGGTACCAGGAGATCGTAAGTGACCCGAGCTATGCGGGTCAGATAGTGACCTTCACCTACCCCCAGATAGGTAACTACGGTGTGAACGCACACGACATGCAGGCCGCCTCCCTTGCCCTGCGTGGCGTGGTCGTGCATGACATGTGCTTCACGCCCAGCAACTGGCAGAGCGCGGGCAGCCTTCCCGACTTCCTGCGCGAGCGTGGCGTCGTCGCCATGCAGGGTGTGGATACGCGCGCTCTCACCTTGCGCATACGCGAGGGAGGCGCCATGAGGGCCGCCCTCTCGACAGAGGACCTTGACCCACAGAGCCTTGTCGCCCGTGTGAGAGAGAGTGAGTCCATCTCGGCCCGCAACCTCGTGGCCGACGTCTCGACCAAGGAGCGCTACGAGGTCGTAGGCGAGGGTGGACCGCTCGCGGGCGGAGGCGCGTCGTCCGCAGACGGGGGCAGGCCGCATGTCCATGTCGTCGCCCTCGACTTTGGCGAGAAGCGTGGCATCGTCGAGCGCCTCGCCGCAGCTGGCTGCGACGTCACGGTCGTGCCCTGGGACACCCCTGCGGCCGACGTGCTCGCCCTGGGTCCTGATGGCGTCTTTTTCTCGAACGGGCCGGGAGACCCCAAAAGCGTGCCCGAGGCTGCCGAGACGGCCCGCGAGCTTCTGGGCAGGATCCCCATCTTTGGCATCTGTCTGGGAAACCAGCTCTTGACCCTGGCTGCGGGAGGTCAGGTGGAGAAGCTTCCCTACGGACATCACGGCGGCAACGAGCCTGTCATGAACCTGCTCACCACCAAAGTCGAGATCACGGCCCAGAACCACAACTACGGCCCCGTCTTTTCCAGTCTGGGGCCACTGGTGCCAGAGCTTTCGGGTGGCGTTTCAGACCACGCGCGAGACCTGCGCCTCTGGAGCAGCCGACACATCGCTCCCGTGGTCAGGAGCAAGCGCTTCGGTCGTATCCGCCTCACGCACGTGAACCTCAACGATGGGACGCCCGAGGGCCTGCAGTTCTTGGACGTTCCCGCCTTCTCGATGCAGTACCACCCCGAGGCCAAACCCGGACCAAATGACTCGAGCTATGCCTTCGACGCCTTTTGTCGCCTCATGGGAGGGTGCAAGGACTACCTTGCCATTGACGTCCGTGAAAGGAGGGCCCGCTGA
- a CDS encoding DUF2130 domain-containing protein, translating into MTTIECPHCHTRFELKSSDYQEILSQVRTSEFEREIHERGKLMESEKEAALAEAKASAKATLQREISQRDLEIARLKADAEGRRRQEEGERALAVSEATGQLRERMAALEGEVKRGKSERDALEAQYRERLSSAQKATDELIRHKDEEIESLRDYRTRLSTKMVGESLEQHCAQEFDRWRSLNPEAFRNVSFEKDNEALGGTKGDFIYRERDDDGTELVSIMFEMKNEELSSTNKRTNESHLAKLDQDRCKKDCEYAVLVSMLELDSELYNQGIVDMSYRHEKMYVIRPQFFLVIITLLRNAALKSLDYRRQIDKIRREQIDITHFEGALSDFQDKFGRNVELANRKFVTAIDEIDKTIQHLQKVKDNLLSSQNNLRLADDKAQKLTIRRLTKNSPMLAERFKELEDESKR; encoded by the coding sequence ATGACAACCATCGAATGTCCGCACTGTCATACCCGCTTCGAGCTCAAGAGCTCTGACTACCAAGAGATCCTGAGCCAGGTACGAACGAGCGAGTTCGAGCGCGAGATCCACGAGCGCGGCAAACTTATGGAAAGCGAGAAGGAGGCCGCCCTCGCGGAGGCGAAGGCCAGCGCCAAGGCAACCCTCCAGCGGGAGATCTCCCAGCGCGACCTCGAGATCGCACGCCTGAAGGCGGACGCGGAGGGCAGGCGCCGCCAGGAGGAGGGCGAGCGCGCCCTTGCGGTGAGCGAAGCAACCGGCCAGCTGCGCGAACGCATGGCGGCGCTCGAGGGCGAGGTCAAGCGCGGCAAGAGCGAGCGAGATGCCCTCGAGGCCCAGTACAGGGAGCGCCTGAGTAGCGCGCAGAAGGCCACCGACGAACTCATACGCCACAAGGACGAGGAGATCGAAAGCCTTAGGGACTATCGCACGCGCCTCTCGACCAAGATGGTCGGCGAGAGCCTCGAGCAGCACTGCGCGCAGGAGTTTGACCGCTGGCGCTCACTCAATCCCGAGGCCTTTCGCAATGTCAGCTTCGAGAAGGACAACGAGGCTCTGGGCGGCACCAAGGGTGACTTCATCTACCGTGAGCGCGACGATGACGGCACCGAGCTCGTCTCGATCATGTTCGAGATGAAGAACGAGGAGCTCTCGTCCACCAACAAGAGGACCAACGAGTCGCATCTCGCCAAGCTCGACCAAGACCGGTGCAAGAAGGACTGCGAGTACGCGGTACTCGTCTCGATGCTCGAGCTGGACAGCGAGCTCTATAACCAGGGCATCGTGGACATGTCGTATCGCCACGAGAAGATGTATGTCATCCGCCCGCAGTTCTTCCTGGTGATCATCACGCTCCTGCGCAACGCAGCCCTAAAGTCGCTGGACTACCGAAGGCAGATAGACAAGATCCGGCGCGAGCAGATAGACATAACCCACTTCGAGGGGGCACTCTCGGACTTCCAAGACAAGTTCGGCCGTAACGTCGAACTCGCCAATCGCAAGTTCGTGACCGCCATCGACGAGATCGATAAGACCATCCAGCATCTGCAGAAGGTTAAGGACAATCTGCTCAGCTCGCAGAACAACCTCAGGCTGGCAGATGACAAGGCCCAAAAGCTCACCATCAGGCGCCTCACCAAGAACAGCCCCATGCTCGCGGAGCGCTTCAAGGAGCTTGAGGACGAAAGCAAGAGATAG
- the gdhA gene encoding NADP-specific glutamate dehydrogenase — MNYSERVIAGLKERYADQPEFIQAAEEVLATLQPALDAHPEYEAAGLLERLVEPERVIIFRVPWVDDAGKVQVNRGYRVQFNSAIGPYKGGLRLHPSVNLGILKFLGFEQIFKNSLTTLPMGGGKGGCDFDPKGKSDGEVMRFCQSFMTELVKHIGPDTDVPAGDIGTGAREIGYLFGQYKRLTNSWVSVLTGKGLSYGGSLARTEATGYGTVYFLLNMLRERGESIDGKTVVVSGAGNVAQYAVQKAEQLGAKVVTVSDSNGYVYDPDGIDFDTLVDIKQVKRGRIKEYVESRPSAVYHEGARPWGEKCDIALPCATQNELHLEDAKKLVSNGCRYVAEGANMPTTLDATQYLKDNGVFFAPGKASNAGGVATSGLEMSQNHEHLSWTFEEVDQKLQGIMNSIYAAASSAAKEYGHEGDLVFGANIAGFLKVADAMMAQGVC; from the coding sequence ATGAACTATTCCGAGAGAGTCATCGCTGGGCTTAAGGAGCGCTACGCAGACCAACCCGAGTTCATTCAGGCTGCCGAGGAGGTCCTCGCGACCCTCCAGCCGGCCTTGGATGCCCATCCCGAGTACGAGGCGGCTGGCCTTCTCGAGCGTCTCGTCGAGCCCGAGCGCGTCATCATCTTCCGCGTGCCTTGGGTGGATGACGCGGGCAAGGTCCAGGTCAATCGTGGCTACCGTGTGCAGTTCAACAGCGCCATCGGACCCTACAAGGGTGGTCTGCGCCTGCACCCGTCCGTGAACCTTGGCATCCTCAAGTTCTTGGGCTTTGAGCAGATCTTCAAGAACTCCCTTACGACGCTTCCCATGGGTGGCGGCAAGGGCGGCTGTGACTTTGACCCCAAGGGTAAGTCGGACGGCGAGGTCATGCGTTTTTGCCAGTCCTTCATGACCGAGCTGGTCAAGCACATCGGTCCCGACACCGACGTTCCCGCTGGGGATATCGGTACGGGTGCTCGTGAGATAGGCTACCTGTTCGGCCAGTACAAGCGCCTCACTAACAGTTGGGTCTCCGTCCTCACGGGCAAGGGCCTCTCCTATGGCGGGTCGCTCGCCCGTACGGAGGCCACCGGCTATGGCACGGTGTACTTCCTACTCAACATGCTGAGGGAGAGGGGCGAGTCCATCGACGGCAAGACCGTTGTCGTCTCAGGCGCTGGCAATGTCGCCCAGTATGCCGTTCAGAAGGCCGAGCAGCTCGGCGCAAAGGTAGTCACCGTCTCGGACTCCAATGGCTATGTCTATGACCCCGATGGCATCGACTTCGATACGCTCGTTGACATCAAGCAGGTCAAGCGCGGCCGCATTAAGGAGTACGTTGAGTCACGCCCGAGCGCCGTCTATCATGAGGGCGCACGCCCCTGGGGCGAGAAATGTGACATCGCACTGCCCTGTGCTACCCAAAACGAGCTGCACCTCGAGGATGCGAAGAAGCTCGTCTCCAACGGCTGCAGGTACGTGGCCGAGGGTGCCAACATGCCGACTACCCTGGATGCCACGCAGTACCTCAAGGACAACGGCGTGTTCTTTGCTCCCGGCAAGGCGTCTAACGCAGGCGGTGTCGCTACATCCGGTCTTGAGATGAGCCAGAACCATGAGCACCTCTCATGGACCTTCGAGGAGGTTGACCAGAAGCTGCAAGGCATCATGAACTCCATCTATGCGGCCGCGTCCAGCGCCGCGAAGGAGTACGGCCATGAGGGAGACCTGGTCTTTGGCGCCAACATTGCCGGTTTCCTGAAGGTTGCGGATGCCATGATGGCTCAAGGCGTCTGCTAG
- a CDS encoding DUF434 domain-containing protein, producing MKHDSDTYPHVRRGFHDHDVIDLAAERLQIVAGAAREMSQIIDWGYSHESTLTFVSNHYQLTERQRGLLARSVSGEKAAVRRTSKLVEIGNLRRGMGLIDGFNLIVALEVALSGSPLLRGQDSSIRDLAGMRGTYRIIHETPRAVGLVLDVLGSLGDVRAEVLFDEPVSNSGRLVALFNRTARERGLNVHARTCAQVDKALFGRPLVVSSDSLVLDRCKSWINLAAACLERVPDPWIVDLFES from the coding sequence ATGAAACATGATTCTGACACCTATCCGCACGTGAGACGTGGTTTCCATGACCACGATGTGATTGATCTGGCTGCCGAGAGGCTTCAGATTGTTGCTGGTGCCGCTCGAGAGATGTCACAGATTATCGACTGGGGCTACTCTCATGAGAGTACGCTCACGTTCGTGTCAAATCACTATCAACTGACTGAGCGTCAGCGCGGTCTTCTCGCACGCAGCGTCTCGGGCGAGAAGGCTGCGGTCAGGCGCACCTCCAAGCTCGTTGAGATCGGCAATTTACGCAGAGGCATGGGTCTTATCGATGGCTTTAATCTGATCGTAGCGCTGGAGGTGGCACTTTCGGGTAGCCCTCTGCTGCGTGGGCAGGACTCCTCGATTCGCGACTTGGCAGGGATGCGTGGTACCTACCGCATCATCCACGAGACACCCCGAGCTGTTGGTCTGGTGCTCGATGTGCTGGGGAGCCTTGGTGACGTGCGGGCGGAAGTCCTTTTCGACGAGCCCGTCAGCAATTCGGGACGCCTCGTTGCACTGTTCAACAGAACTGCTAGAGAGAGGGGGCTCAATGTGCACGCTCGCACCTGTGCCCAAGTTGACAAAGCCCTCTTCGGCAGGCCCCTCGTGGTTTCAAGTGACAGCTTGGTGCTTGATCGTTGCAAGAGCTGGATCAACCTCGCGGCTGCCTGCCTCGAACGCGTCCCCGACCCGTGGATCGTCGATCTCTTCGAGAGTTGA
- a CDS encoding DegV family protein, with product MADYILSCCSTVDTSVEWCNERDISYIYFNYQLDGVALKDDFGKTNPPDQLYAKMLAGADAKTSQVAVGEYIVYFREFLEAGKDILHLSLDSGISGTVESARMAQEQLAPEFPDRAITIVDSMTATAGYALLMDELARQRSAGVGFSELCEQANMLRAQVHLWFESSDLTFFIRGGRISKASGILGGMLNICPIMDIEPDGTLAVKAKVRTKRKALAFLVDTMEKECIGGRDYARKVCVAHSECKSDAEALAIMLKERFPKLDGEVPIFSVGATIGTHTGPGTTIIGFWGTPRF from the coding sequence ATGGCCGACTACATCCTAAGCTGCTGCTCCACGGTGGACACCTCCGTCGAGTGGTGCAACGAGCGCGATATCTCATACATCTACTTTAACTACCAACTTGACGGAGTCGCGCTTAAGGATGACTTCGGCAAGACTAACCCGCCCGACCAACTCTACGCCAAGATGCTCGCAGGCGCCGACGCCAAGACCAGCCAGGTGGCCGTGGGCGAATATATCGTCTACTTCCGCGAGTTCCTCGAAGCCGGCAAGGACATCCTGCACCTGAGCCTCGACTCGGGCATCTCCGGCACCGTCGAGTCTGCCCGCATGGCCCAAGAGCAGCTCGCACCCGAGTTCCCAGACCGCGCGATCACGATCGTCGACTCCATGACCGCGACCGCCGGCTATGCCCTTCTCATGGACGAGCTCGCCAGGCAACGCAGTGCCGGTGTGGGCTTCAGCGAGCTCTGCGAGCAGGCAAACATGCTCCGTGCACAGGTCCACCTCTGGTTCGAGTCATCCGACCTCACCTTCTTCATTCGCGGCGGCCGCATCTCCAAGGCCTCCGGTATCCTCGGTGGCATGCTCAACATCTGTCCGATCATGGACATCGAGCCCGACGGGACGCTGGCCGTCAAGGCCAAGGTCCGCACCAAGCGCAAGGCCCTCGCCTTCCTCGTCGATACCATGGAGAAGGAGTGCATCGGAGGACGCGACTATGCGCGCAAGGTCTGCGTCGCTCACTCCGAGTGCAAGTCTGATGCGGAGGCGCTGGCCATCATGCTCAAGGAGCGATTCCCCAAGCTGGATGGCGAGGTGCCCATCTT